One window of the Staphylococcus equorum genome contains the following:
- the agrA gene encoding quorum-sensing response regulator AgrA codes for MKIFICEDDERQRENMISIINNYIMIEEKPMEIEVATADPYEVLERSKDLSDIGCYFLDIQLEADINGIKLASEIRKHDPVGNIIFVTSHSELTYLTFVYKVAAMDFIFKDDPDELKSRIIDCLETSESRLKLLSKESTVETIELKRGSNSVYVQYDDVMFFESSTKSHRLIAHLDNRQIEFYGNLKELNQLDDRFFRCHNSFVVNRHNIESIDSKSRIVYFKNQEHCFASVRNVKKI; via the coding sequence ATGAAGATATTCATATGTGAAGATGATGAAAGACAACGTGAGAATATGATTTCGATTATCAACAACTACATCATGATTGAAGAGAAACCGATGGAAATTGAAGTTGCAACTGCCGATCCTTATGAAGTTTTAGAACGTTCTAAAGATTTAAGTGATATAGGGTGTTACTTTTTAGATATACAATTGGAAGCCGACATTAACGGTATCAAGCTTGCTAGTGAAATTCGCAAGCACGATCCTGTAGGTAATATCATTTTTGTTACAAGTCATAGCGAGCTTACATATCTTACTTTTGTTTATAAAGTAGCAGCGATGGACTTTATTTTTAAAGATGATCCAGATGAATTAAAATCTAGAATCATTGATTGTTTAGAAACTTCAGAATCTAGGTTAAAATTACTTTCTAAAGAAAGCACTGTTGAAACAATTGAATTAAAACGTGGAAGTAATTCAGTATATGTTCAATATGATGATGTTATGTTTTTTGAGTCCTCTACTAAATCTCATCGATTGATTGCGCACTTAGACAATAGACAAATTGAATTCTATGGTAACCTTAAAGAACTTAACCAACTTGATGATAGATTCTTTAGATGTCATAACAGTTTCGTTGTTAACAGACATAATATTGAATCTATTGATTCAAAATCTCGCATTGTTTATTTCAAAAACCAAGAACATTGCTTTGCTTCAGTAAGAAATGTAAAAAAAATATAA
- a CDS encoding LacI family DNA-binding transcriptional regulator has protein sequence MKNISDIAKIAGVSKSTVSRYLNNGSVSLKTKQKLDKIIQENDYQPNQFAQSLRAHRTNMIGAIIPRMNSYAVDETIKGVKTVCDDLNYRLLLNYTNIDTELEIDALETFYRSKVDGIILMATEITDRHIEVINKIDVPVIIVGQEHKDLHCIIHNDFHAGYMVGEGLGLKGFKNIQFFGVTETDVAVGIHRKKGLISGLAKYNVKPHISQTSFNYNEAMIDVSKELQTQPNYDAVVGATDSIALAVHKITSEDTTQNGDKFIVGFGGDPVTEIVSPSIHTVNYHFEYAGEVAMSKLNQLIQHQPIEQRISIDVGLSFKN, from the coding sequence ATGAAAAATATATCTGATATTGCAAAAATTGCTGGCGTATCAAAGAGTACAGTTTCAAGATATCTTAATAATGGCTCGGTAAGTTTAAAAACTAAGCAAAAGTTGGATAAAATCATTCAAGAAAATGATTACCAACCAAATCAGTTTGCCCAAAGTCTGCGAGCGCATAGAACCAATATGATAGGTGCGATTATACCTAGAATGAACTCTTACGCAGTAGATGAAACAATCAAAGGCGTGAAGACAGTTTGTGATGATTTGAACTATAGATTATTGCTTAATTATACAAATATCGATACAGAACTGGAAATTGATGCATTAGAAACATTTTATAGAAGTAAAGTCGATGGAATTATATTAATGGCTACAGAAATTACAGATAGACATATTGAAGTGATTAATAAAATTGATGTCCCTGTTATTATCGTCGGTCAAGAACATAAGGACTTGCACTGTATTATCCATAATGATTTTCATGCAGGTTATATGGTAGGCGAAGGACTCGGATTAAAAGGTTTTAAAAACATTCAATTCTTTGGAGTTACAGAAACCGATGTTGCTGTAGGTATACATAGAAAAAAAGGCTTAATCAGTGGCTTAGCGAAATATAATGTCAAACCACATATTTCGCAAACCTCATTTAATTACAATGAGGCAATGATTGATGTATCAAAAGAATTGCAAACTCAACCTAATTATGACGCAGTTGTAGGAGCAACAGATTCTATCGCATTAGCTGTACATAAAATCACCTCAGAAGATACTACACAAAATGGTGACAAATTTATCGTTGGTTTTGGTGGTGATCCAGTTACAGAAATTGTCTCGCCTTCAATTCATACAGTTAATTATCATTTTGAATATGCTGGTGAAGTAGCAATGAGCAAACTCAATCAACTCATTCAACATCAACCTATAGAGCAACGTATCTCTATTGATGTGGGTCTTTCATTTAAAAATTAA
- a CDS encoding carbon-nitrogen family hydrolase, whose protein sequence is MNIEIFQFKVEPANVALNEETITNWFAEYVTAKTDIVVLPEMWNNGYALPQLKELADNQLSRSFEFISKLAIQYKVDVIAGSVSNSMKDNIYNTAFAVSKNGYLINSYDKVHLVPMLDEPSFLTPGNAVPEPFTLSDGAKVAHITCYDLRFPELLRYPARKDAQIAFYVAQWPAVRLNHWTALLKARAIENDIFVVGCNACGDDGKTEYAGHSIVINPNGEVIAELEEKPDHLTCDIDLDEVTNQRNTIPVFKNLRPHLYK, encoded by the coding sequence ATGAATATAGAAATCTTTCAATTTAAAGTGGAACCAGCGAATGTTGCATTAAATGAAGAAACAATTACGAATTGGTTTGCCGAGTATGTCACAGCAAAGACAGATATCGTAGTTTTACCGGAAATGTGGAACAACGGTTATGCCCTACCGCAACTAAAAGAACTTGCTGATAATCAATTATCAAGAAGTTTTGAGTTTATATCAAAATTAGCAATCCAATATAAAGTTGATGTAATTGCAGGTTCTGTTTCAAATAGTATGAAAGATAACATCTACAATACTGCTTTTGCCGTTTCAAAAAATGGTTATTTAATAAACAGTTATGACAAGGTACATCTTGTGCCGATGTTAGATGAACCTTCATTTTTAACACCCGGTAATGCAGTTCCAGAACCCTTCACTCTATCAGATGGCGCTAAAGTTGCACATATTACTTGTTACGATTTACGCTTTCCTGAATTACTTCGCTATCCAGCGCGTAAAGATGCACAAATCGCTTTTTATGTTGCACAATGGCCCGCGGTAAGATTGAATCATTGGACTGCCCTCTTAAAAGCACGTGCCATCGAAAATGATATATTTGTAGTTGGTTGTAATGCTTGTGGAGATGATGGTAAGACTGAATATGCAGGTCATTCTATTGTAATTAACCCTAATGGTGAAGTTATAGCAGAATTAGAAGAAAAACCAGATCATTTAACTTGTGACATTGATTTAGATGAAGTAACGAATCAACGCAATACTATTCCAGTATTCAAAAATTTAAGACCACATCTATATAAATAA
- a CDS encoding nitroreductase family protein, whose amino-acid sequence MGFFSKKEDTLDVFQSAVESRRTIYSLEQEISISDKEVEGIIEHAIKHVPSSFNAQSTRIVLLLNDNHNKFWDITKEELKKSMGPDREFQATSDKIDNFKHSYGTILYFEDQDVVEGLQNQMPNYAENFAIWSNQTNAMHQFAIWTALGTKGIGASLQHYNPLVDVAVTEAFDIPTTWNLVAQMPFGNVRDEAGEKEFHDVSKRFLVRK is encoded by the coding sequence ATGGGATTTTTTAGTAAAAAAGAAGATACACTAGATGTATTTCAAAGTGCAGTAGAATCAAGACGTACAATATATAGTTTAGAACAAGAAATTTCAATATCTGATAAAGAGGTAGAAGGTATCATCGAACATGCAATTAAACATGTTCCATCTTCATTTAATGCTCAATCAACTCGTATTGTATTGTTATTAAACGATAACCATAATAAATTTTGGGATATAACAAAAGAAGAATTAAAAAAATCAATGGGTCCTGATCGTGAATTCCAAGCAACTTCAGACAAAATTGATAACTTCAAACATTCATATGGTACAATCCTATACTTTGAAGATCAAGACGTTGTCGAAGGTTTACAAAATCAAATGCCTAACTATGCTGAGAACTTTGCAATTTGGTCAAACCAAACAAATGCAATGCACCAATTTGCAATTTGGACTGCATTAGGTACTAAAGGTATTGGCGCATCATTACAACATTATAATCCACTTGTAGACGTAGCAGTAACTGAAGCGTTCGATATTCCTACTACTTGGAATCTTGTAGCTCAAATGCCTTTTGGTAACGTGCGTGATGAAGCTGGAGAAAAAGAATTTCATGATGTAAGCAAACGCTTCTTAGTAAGAAAATAG
- the mroQ gene encoding intramembrane glutamic endopeptidase MroQ → MSRLWVSILTLVIYGLAQFGPIFLQMAGLFNNLSGKEILFANIYTQVILFIIATLLIILINFFIANPTQLELQPKEKKRYVILWAIVGYMIVMIYQVVAGMINMYVFGAPQSSPNTERLMKIAQEIPMFIILISVVGPILEEFVFRKVIFGELYNILKGNKTFKFLIAGIVSSIIFSAAHADPSFFIIYFGMGFIFSALYVYTKRIWVPILVHIMQNGFVAIVQIYFGPEKIKELQESASFIFNFMF, encoded by the coding sequence ATGTCTCGTTTATGGGTGTCCATTTTGACATTAGTTATTTATGGCCTTGCTCAGTTTGGTCCGATTTTCTTACAAATGGCTGGCTTATTTAACAATTTAAGTGGCAAGGAAATCCTCTTTGCTAATATTTATACACAAGTGATCTTGTTTATTATAGCTACTTTACTCATCATACTAATAAACTTTTTCATTGCCAATCCTACCCAACTAGAGTTACAACCTAAAGAAAAGAAAAGGTATGTAATACTTTGGGCAATCGTAGGTTATATGATTGTTATGATTTATCAAGTTGTTGCAGGAATGATAAATATGTATGTATTCGGCGCACCTCAATCTAGCCCTAATACGGAAAGATTGATGAAAATAGCACAAGAAATCCCGATGTTTATCATATTAATTTCAGTTGTAGGACCTATTCTAGAAGAGTTCGTATTTAGAAAAGTAATATTTGGTGAGTTATACAACATATTAAAAGGTAATAAAACTTTTAAATTTCTCATTGCCGGAATTGTGAGTTCAATTATCTTTAGTGCTGCACATGCAGACCCATCATTCTTTATCATCTATTTTGGTATGGGCTTTATTTTCTCAGCATTGTATGTATATACAAAACGTATATGGGTACCTATCCTAGTACACATAATGCAAAATGGCTTTGTCGCTATTGTACAAATTTACTTTGGTCCTGAAAAAATAAAAGAACTACAAGAATCTGCATCATTTATATTTAACTTCATGTTTTAA
- a CDS encoding sulfurtransferase TusA family protein — protein MVHELGTVGMVCPFPLIEAQKKMDTMNNGEELKIDFDCTQATEALPNWAAEKGYPITNYEQLDDASWTITIQKAE, from the coding sequence ATGGTACATGAATTAGGAACGGTAGGAATGGTTTGCCCATTTCCATTAATAGAAGCACAAAAAAAAATGGATACAATGAATAACGGTGAAGAATTGAAAATAGACTTTGACTGTACTCAGGCAACAGAGGCACTACCTAATTGGGCAGCTGAAAAAGGATATCCGATAACAAACTATGAACAATTAGATGATGCTTCTTGGACGATTACAATTCAAAAAGCTGAATAA
- the agrC gene encoding quorum-sensing sensor histidine kinase AgrC, with translation MAILNTIMLSIFQAVLLFIIIKILTNVTYTLRDYITIIGIIIPSTILFFYFDTKSMLFLLLASVVFMYFKNRFMGVVSVLVSFFILYMANFLSIWLATSLQDLISENYIFNFIYYIIFVAIIMVFSILGRFLFKLLTTSGLSLNKIYLIIVCVFLLTVLLLIYFYLPDRVLSFGDIKFLVVMYAVLIITTAVLIVTISFSIIRQIQYKRNMREIENYYKYTLQIEKINHEMRKFRHDYVNILSTMSDFIRENDMEGLDQYFHEEILPMQDSMQMNAIKINGIENLKVREIKGLLTTKILQAQEKNIRISIEVPETIEKIEMPIINLSRVIGILLDNAIEASEKIVDDPLIRIAFIKNEDDSVMFIVMNKCDTDMPRVHTLFQENFSTKGKNRGLGLSTLKELTDTTSNVLLDTTIDNNYFIQKVEILNTDS, from the coding sequence ATGGCTATTTTAAACACAATCATGTTATCAATATTTCAAGCAGTTTTGCTTTTCATAATCATTAAAATTTTAACAAATGTAACTTATACTTTGAGGGATTATATTACCATTATTGGGATTATAATCCCTTCAACCATTTTATTCTTTTATTTTGATACAAAATCGATGTTATTTTTATTGTTAGCAAGTGTTGTCTTTATGTATTTTAAAAATCGCTTCATGGGTGTCGTATCTGTACTCGTTAGCTTTTTCATCCTGTATATGGCCAACTTCCTTTCAATTTGGTTAGCAACATCATTGCAAGATTTAATTTCAGAGAATTATATATTTAACTTTATATACTATATAATTTTCGTTGCTATAATTATGGTTTTTTCAATACTTGGAAGATTTCTCTTTAAACTATTAACCACTTCCGGTTTATCATTAAATAAAATCTATTTAATTATTGTTTGTGTTTTTCTATTAACAGTATTGTTATTAATTTATTTTTATTTACCTGATCGTGTTCTTTCTTTTGGAGATATAAAGTTTTTAGTGGTTATGTATGCCGTATTAATCATAACGACTGCTGTACTTATTGTTACGATTTCTTTCAGTATCATTCGTCAGATTCAATACAAGCGTAATATGCGTGAAATCGAGAATTACTATAAGTATACTTTACAAATAGAAAAAATTAATCATGAAATGCGTAAATTTAGACATGACTACGTCAACATATTATCAACGATGTCGGATTTTATTAGAGAAAATGATATGGAAGGTTTAGATCAATATTTCCATGAAGAAATTTTGCCTATGCAAGACAGTATGCAAATGAATGCCATTAAAATTAATGGTATTGAAAACCTAAAAGTTCGTGAAATCAAAGGATTATTAACAACAAAAATATTACAAGCTCAAGAAAAGAATATTAGAATTAGCATAGAAGTTCCTGAAACAATCGAAAAAATAGAAATGCCTATTATTAATTTGAGTAGGGTTATTGGCATTTTACTTGATAATGCGATCGAAGCTTCTGAAAAAATAGTGGATGACCCGCTTATTCGAATTGCTTTTATCAAAAATGAAGATGATTCAGTGATGTTTATAGTTATGAATAAATGTGATACTGATATGCCTCGAGTACATACCCTGTTCCAAGAGAATTTCTCTACAAAAGGTAAAAATCGTGGGCTTGGGCTTTCAACATTAAAAGAGTTGACTGATACGACTTCTAATGTTTTATTAGATACAACAATTGATAATAACTATTTTATTCAAAAAGTAGAAATATTAAATACTGATTCATAA
- a CDS encoding carbohydrate kinase family protein, translated as MKRLLAIGEALIDFIPNTTDSKLKDVEGFSRQVGGAPCNVACTTTKLGGKAEMITQLGNDAFGDLIVETLENLDVGTQYLKRTDEANTALAFVSLTKDGERDFSFYRKPSADMLYQTEAVAGIDVMENDVLHFCSVDLVESPMKYAHKALIDKVKVAGGTVVFDPNVRLPLWDSEDACKEAIQSFIPLANIVKISDEELTFVTGQSDEVQAIQWLFQGDVEAVIYTKGAGGAMIYLKDGTVIRHQGFKVQPIDTTGAGDAFIGALISRIVTSNTNDINQLLKNEGQSILEFSNYVAAMVTTKYGAIESIPNLSEVNKALNKQ; from the coding sequence ATGAAACGACTACTTGCTATAGGTGAAGCGTTAATCGATTTTATACCTAATACGACGGACTCTAAATTGAAAGATGTTGAAGGCTTTTCGCGCCAAGTGGGAGGCGCACCTTGTAATGTAGCATGTACGACGACTAAACTAGGTGGCAAAGCTGAGATGATTACTCAATTAGGAAATGATGCATTTGGTGATTTAATAGTTGAAACGTTAGAAAACTTAGATGTCGGTACACAGTATTTAAAACGTACGGATGAGGCTAATACTGCATTAGCTTTTGTAAGCTTAACTAAAGACGGTGAAAGAGACTTTTCCTTTTATCGTAAACCTTCTGCTGATATGCTTTACCAAACTGAAGCGGTAGCAGGAATTGATGTAATGGAAAACGATGTGCTACATTTTTGTTCGGTGGATTTAGTAGAAAGTCCTATGAAGTATGCACACAAAGCATTGATTGATAAAGTTAAAGTAGCAGGGGGAACAGTTGTATTTGATCCCAATGTTCGCTTGCCATTATGGGATAGTGAGGACGCGTGTAAAGAGGCAATACAATCATTTATACCACTAGCAAATATTGTTAAAATTTCTGATGAAGAATTGACTTTTGTTACAGGTCAGAGTGACGAAGTACAAGCAATTCAATGGTTATTTCAAGGTGATGTAGAAGCGGTTATTTATACTAAAGGTGCTGGCGGAGCTATGATATATTTGAAGGACGGTACAGTCATTAGGCACCAAGGGTTTAAAGTACAGCCGATTGATACGACAGGTGCCGGAGATGCTTTTATTGGAGCATTGATTAGTAGAATCGTAACCTCAAATACAAATGATATAAATCAATTGTTAAAAAATGAAGGTCAAAGTATTTTAGAATTTAGTAATTATGTAGCAGCAATGGTTACTACAAAATACGGCGCTATAGAGAGTATTCCGAATTTAAGTGAAGTAAATAAAGCATTAAATAAACAGTGA
- a CDS encoding SdrH family protein, with protein sequence MKNYISHKFIVSSFAIALSATLISKPTQGAEKDLNEYNKNTTMKNADLDHKRINISDIDKNVQNSTQLVNNSSENEVSSNSDQTDNKTSSDAITISSSEQSNDSNSNDSEPDTTTNPVKSDEDNQSSDSNNTGDSDNGTEEKPSSEQPNGSDLDNSDSDTTTEPEKPEEDNQSSGSDKPEDNADDSEEKPKPEQPSEDEDDNTTEPSNPDNPQDGGDDSEEKPKPEQPSEDEDDNTTEPSNPNNPQGGGNDSEEKPKPEQPSEDEDDNTTEPSNPNNPQGGGNDSEEKPKPEQPSEGGDDNTTEPSNPDNPQGGGDDSEEKPKPEQPGESGDDNTTEPSNPDNPQGSGDDSEEKPKPEQPSEGGGDNNTTDPPKPNKPLSPNIPSGSNHHNQGSKNNISDSSVNHSNSGSSQNEHTSSNKYNGENQNANKQYAQSNKKIAGSNNNAVTYGDLSTEKTSQNSNQGDSRLVNRFNQMSPGSFKYNPFILNQVKQLNNNVDSVSDKDITSIIRRQSFSDNAFLNELQKGTNYFKFQYFNPLKSRDYYKNLDKQVLALITGEIGSMPDLKTPENKSAASGKYEYHSSSDEESTRTNDKKSKDTIDIKFERTLFALITAITIIFIGVVVGYFVYLRNKKVNE encoded by the coding sequence ATGAAAAATTATATTTCACATAAGTTTATTGTATCTAGCTTTGCAATTGCACTAAGTGCTACATTAATTTCTAAGCCAACACAAGGGGCAGAGAAAGATCTAAATGAATACAATAAGAATACGACTATGAAGAATGCTGATTTAGACCATAAGCGTATCAATATATCAGATATAGATAAAAATGTGCAAAATAGCACTCAGCTAGTAAATAATTCAAGTGAGAATGAAGTATCTTCAAATTCTGACCAAACTGATAATAAAACCAGTAGTGATGCTATAACGATTTCATCATCCGAACAATCAAATGATAGTAACTCTAACGATAGTGAGCCAGACACTACTACTAACCCAGTTAAGTCAGATGAAGACAATCAATCATCGGATTCAAACAATACAGGAGACAGTGACAACGGAACTGAAGAGAAACCATCATCGGAACAACCAAATGGCAGTGATTTGGACAATAGTGATTCAGACACTACTACTGAGCCTGAAAAGCCAGAAGAAGATAATCAATCATCAGGTTCTGACAAACCAGAAGATAATGCCGACGATTCAGAAGAGAAACCTAAACCAGAACAACCAAGTGAAGACGAAGACGATAATACAACAGAACCATCAAACCCTGATAATCCACAGGACGGTGGAGATGACTCAGAAGAGAAACCTAAACCAGAACAACCAAGTGAAGACGAAGATGATAATACAACAGAACCATCAAACCCAAATAACCCACAAGGCGGCGGAAATGACTCAGAAGAGAAGCCTAAACCAGAACAACCAAGTGAAGACGAGGATGATAATACAACAGAACCATCAAACCCAAATAACCCACAAGGCGGCGGAAATGACTCAGAAGAGAAGCCTAAACCAGAACAGCCAAGTGAAGGTGGAGACGATAATACAACAGAACCGTCAAACCCCGATAACCCACAAGGTGGTGGAGATGACTCAGAAGAGAAACCTAAACCAGAACAACCAGGAGAAAGTGGAGACGATAATACAACAGAACCGTCAAACCCCGATAACCCACAAGGTAGCGGTGATGACTCAGAAGAGAAACCTAAACCAGAACAACCAAGTGAAGGCGGAGGAGATAACAATACAACAGACCCCCCGAAACCTAATAAACCACTGAGCCCCAACATACCATCTGGATCAAACCATCATAACCAGGGTAGTAAAAATAATATATCAGACAGTTCAGTGAATCATTCAAACTCGGGAAGTTCTCAAAATGAACACACATCTTCAAACAAATATAATGGTGAGAATCAAAATGCAAATAAGCAATATGCGCAATCAAATAAAAAGATAGCAGGCAGTAACAATAATGCTGTGACTTATGGAGATTTGAGTACAGAGAAAACAAGTCAAAATTCAAATCAAGGTGACAGCAGATTAGTTAATAGATTTAATCAAATGTCTCCAGGTTCTTTTAAATACAATCCTTTTATTTTGAACCAAGTTAAACAGCTTAATAATAATGTTGATAGTGTATCTGACAAAGATATTACTTCTATTATAAGACGTCAAAGTTTTTCAGATAATGCGTTTTTAAATGAGTTACAAAAGGGAACAAATTATTTTAAATTTCAATATTTTAACCCATTAAAATCAAGAGATTACTATAAAAATTTAGATAAGCAAGTTTTGGCATTGATTACTGGAGAAATAGGTTCTATGCCTGACTTAAAAACGCCAGAAAACAAAAGTGCCGCATCTGGTAAATATGAATATCATTCAAGTAGTGATGAAGAATCGACGCGTACAAACGATAAGAAATCGAAAGACACAATTGATATTAAATTCGAACGGACATTATTTGCTTTAATCACTGCAATAACGATAATATTTATAGGTGTAGTGGTAGGATATTTCGTTTATCTCAGAAACAAAAAAGTAAATGAATAG
- a CDS encoding sucrose-6-phosphate hydrolase, which translates to MAEWTRDERYQKYEDVDQQTLDDLSAKVNESKYRQTFHLQPKTGLLNDPNGLIYYDGTYYISHQWFPLGPVHGLKYWYTYTSKDLVHFEDVGTSLKPDTKDDSHGVYSGSAFEYNNHMYYMYTANHRDEDWNRISTQHIAKINAEGEVEKFPKAVIAEPPFGYTQHFRDPKVFSKDGVYYAVIGAQNEQGQGRVIQYRSTDIVNWEFQGEVHTNLDSFGYMWECPDYFNLDGYDMLLFCPQGIDEEGERFKNIYQSGYIMGQYDIDNLTMNHGDFFELDHGFDFYAPQTFIDEHGQRVLIGWMGLPEINYPSDVDGWAHCLTIPRVLSIEAGNLKQRPVKSLEQLRTNKETALGYANKFTRQLYPYEGRQYELIIDILENDSTEVYFEVRTSKTQTTLITYNKKEQKLTLDRSESGLLPDPVDSTTRTTYLDTPLTQLQLFIDTSSVEIFCNDGERVMTSRIFTDDEATGIKTSTESGQVYLKFTKYDLKDEEV; encoded by the coding sequence ATGGCTGAGTGGACAAGAGATGAACGTTATCAAAAATATGAAGACGTTGATCAGCAAACATTAGATGATTTATCAGCTAAAGTTAATGAGTCTAAGTATAGACAAACGTTTCATTTACAACCTAAAACAGGATTATTAAACGATCCTAACGGATTGATATACTATGACGGGACGTATTATATATCACATCAATGGTTTCCGTTAGGACCAGTCCATGGCTTGAAATATTGGTATACATATACAAGTAAGGATTTAGTACATTTTGAAGATGTGGGAACATCATTAAAGCCAGATACTAAAGATGATAGTCATGGTGTTTATAGTGGTAGTGCATTTGAATATAATAACCATATGTATTATATGTATACGGCAAATCATCGCGATGAAGATTGGAATAGAATTTCTACGCAACATATTGCAAAAATAAATGCAGAAGGTGAAGTTGAAAAGTTTCCTAAAGCGGTCATTGCTGAACCGCCATTTGGATATACACAGCACTTCAGAGACCCTAAAGTATTTTCAAAAGATGGTGTCTATTATGCTGTCATTGGAGCTCAAAATGAACAAGGTCAAGGTAGAGTGATTCAATATCGTTCAACAGATATTGTGAATTGGGAATTTCAAGGTGAAGTTCATACGAATCTAGATTCATTTGGTTATATGTGGGAATGTCCGGATTACTTTAACTTGGATGGATATGATATGTTGTTATTTTGTCCACAAGGTATTGATGAAGAAGGTGAACGATTTAAGAATATCTATCAATCAGGTTATATTATGGGACAATACGACATTGATAATTTAACAATGAATCATGGCGACTTTTTTGAACTTGACCACGGCTTTGATTTTTATGCGCCACAAACGTTTATAGATGAACATGGACAGCGAGTATTAATTGGCTGGATGGGATTGCCGGAAATTAATTATCCATCTGATGTTGATGGATGGGCACACTGTCTAACTATTCCACGTGTACTATCGATTGAAGCAGGTAATTTAAAACAACGACCTGTAAAATCCCTTGAACAATTAAGAACAAATAAAGAAACAGCACTAGGATATGCGAATAAATTCACGAGACAATTGTATCCATATGAAGGAAGACAATATGAATTGATTATCGATATTTTAGAAAACGATTCAACTGAAGTATATTTTGAAGTGCGTACGTCTAAAACACAAACAACACTGATTACTTATAATAAGAAAGAACAAAAGTTAACGTTAGATCGTAGTGAAAGTGGTTTGTTACCAGACCCAGTCGACAGTACAACAAGAACAACCTATCTGGATACACCTTTAACACAGTTACAATTATTTATCGATACATCGAGTGTCGAAATATTCTGCAACGATGGTGAACGTGTCATGACTTCTAGAATTTTTACAGACGATGAAGCTACAGGCATTAAAACATCAACAGAATCTGGACAAGTATATTTAAAATTCACAAAATATGATTTAAAGGATGAGGAAGTATGA
- the agrD gene encoding cyclic lactone autoinducer peptide AgrD, with the protein MHIFESIFSIIAKFFTVLGAVAGARPCYGYFDETEVPKEITELYE; encoded by the coding sequence ATGCATATCTTTGAATCTATTTTTAGTATAATCGCGAAGTTTTTCACAGTACTAGGTGCAGTAGCCGGGGCAAGACCTTGTTATGGATATTTTGATGAGACAGAAGTACCTAAAGAAATTACAGAATTATACGAATAA
- a CDS encoding accessory gene regulator AgrB: protein MLKSIDSKIDRFAKYLQQRNNLEHIDYLKMRLGMQVFVGNVTKTIITYGVSILCHLFFYTLTVHLSYFLIRQYAHGAHAKSSFACHVQNLSLFVLLPWLIGYMGVSSLIMYPLAIIGFIILMIYAPAATKKQPIPQRLVKGKKLKTVIVTLLLVVISMFFSEPYQQLVLLGIILIAIAQLPIFFPKEDV from the coding sequence ATGTTAAAGTCTATAGATAGCAAAATTGACCGTTTTGCTAAATATCTACAACAACGTAACAACTTAGAACATATTGATTATTTAAAGATGCGTTTAGGTATGCAAGTATTTGTAGGCAATGTAACCAAAACAATAATAACTTATGGCGTTTCGATCCTTTGCCATCTCTTTTTTTACACACTAACTGTCCATTTATCGTACTTTTTAATTAGGCAATATGCACACGGTGCACATGCAAAATCTTCTTTTGCATGTCATGTGCAGAATTTATCTTTATTTGTTTTATTACCTTGGTTAATCGGGTATATGGGAGTGTCTTCACTAATTATGTATCCATTAGCAATAATTGGTTTCATTATATTAATGATATACGCACCTGCTGCTACGAAAAAGCAGCCTATACCACAACGATTAGTAAAAGGTAAGAAATTAAAGACAGTCATTGTAACTTTATTATTAGTAGTAATATCAATGTTTTTCAGTGAGCCTTATCAACAATTAGTACTTTTAGGCATTATTTTGATTGCTATCGCTCAACTACCTATATTTTTCCCTAAGGAGGATGTTTAA